Part of the Ornithodoros turicata isolate Travis chromosome 6, ASM3712646v1, whole genome shotgun sequence genome, tataatgattgcatagggaactattgtgGAAAAACACTATAcgtgagaggtgattgtaggcattaagcatttcattcccaaagtcttactaaatgagacttatgAGTACAGGAACAAACataataatggttcagcaagacaggTCCATCCCATCtgagagccaggcagctaactgaataatgacgctttgttcatcctgaataaagtcacacacctgtcccccatgcggttactctctgaactaaatgaatcgcaaaattattcagaatcgttctagctctactcccattcaaggcagcactatcaacatcgtcaagaatgtttcttttcaaaaaggaaaaaaaaaaaactacatgtaaaaggaaagcatgtcagaacaagttctgggcatgtcagcgcatgtttgtcagacaacaagggggaaaaaagcgaaaagaaacacttgaacaaagcaggaaaccagcatcaaactatttctaagcacacgcactcctcttattcaaaaacagtgctcatcataaatctgtccaggacaatacacaccatttttctattgctacacttttttccagtaacggtgaattcattgctacagacacctgaaacactgcgtgacgtcatcacatcctgtctgaagacagcggcaaagacaaacactcctattatttattgaatcgcaaggttattccctttgtccgactcttaatgacgttcactttgacaataaaattcaacaaaaacgCACCGTGCATGAATCTTGatcttagcgattttcacccaaaggctcatcatggtcattagaatcgcaacacccggcgtcgggaacttggcgcccctatgggccggcagcagccgcagtagcgcCCTCCACTCatggttgggtcgccgcaggagggagacccccacgtatagctgtgcgtggctttcccgtgtctggggaaacggggatcctggcagttgagtggactcggaggttggtttggacccttcggggcccctccgggaaaacaacacactgctttggcccctgcttcccatagtcgggtggtcctggaggGCCCGGCCAGggttattcagctagtcgccatctcccttttcatcactttctcttccttggtctccttctttctctccctttcctcttttcaccttctttgtcGGCAAGCGTCAACCTTGgacagtctttcactctccagaagtgCACTTCGGTATAGTGTAGgcgtacctgctactgcgtcaaacacggtcccctggttgggctccgtggtgggcggcaggacccttgcatcgaattgtattgtcacctttatggcttcctcttctttaaaaccccgagatgggaatcggaaacggttccgcaccgagTACCAGCAAATTGATTTAAATACCTCAACACCcgaaccatggtttgcaaagtTTCTGGTTGTCCACTCTAATGATGACACAAGGCCACTGTCAAAGGTATCTCCTTTTGTAATAGCGAAAGCACTTGGACAGCTGATAGGTAAAGAATACAATGCCAAGAAACTGGGCTCTGGAGATATCCAGGTCCATGTTGAAAAGCGAGAGCAAAGCAGTGCGCTTCTTTCACTGACAAGCATCAATGGGATATCTGTCACAGTAAGTTCACACCGGagtctcaacattgttaaaGGAGTAATTTCTGAGAGCGACCTCCTTGACTGTTCGGAATCGGAACTCCAAGAAGGCCTACAACAGCACGGTGTGGTAGGTGTGAAGCGAATAGTCATGCGTAGGGATGGGAAAGAAATCCCAACAAAGCACATCATCCTTTCTTTCAAGCTCCACAAGCTGCCAGACACAATCAAAGCCGGttacctcagttgcaatgtgaAGGCTTACATCCCAAATCCGAGTCGCTGTTAcaagtgccagcggtttggccacGGTACTCAGGTATGCCGTGGGCAGCCCGTCTGTGCTAAGTGCGCCGGCAAAGACCATTCGTCAGAGTCGTGCAGCAATGACTTTCAGTGTGCCAATTGCACCCTGTTTACTCCAGATCATGTCCTTGTTGGAAGGAGGAGAAACAGATCCTCAAGCTGAAAACGGAGCAAAATATCACATACAGTGCAGCAAAGGCACAATTGGCGTTCCCGAACAAAGGAACCttctctgatgtggtgcgcaggggagtggcaccacccagagtatcggtggagacccagacctctggggctcccctccacactccccaacacaaagagagggacactgagggttctcctccagtggcctctcagacgaacagccagggagatgcaatgttaacctcagaggaggctgttgcatccccttccgtttgggacgggattgccatgggcctgtctcaaaacacgagtcagagcatggatctcgatgacgacggctgctgctctcagaagtcgtcttcgagcctaccaagtctttccatgggcaaggaacagagagggaaaaaagctggcCGACGACGAGGAGGAAAAGctaaggaacaacaacaaagggttcCTCCACCGAGAATACAAGCTCCTTAATCCCTCTGCATTCATGGACAGTTGTTCCACAAGGTCTTTACACCTTAGAGTAGTGGTTCAGTCcatattctttttcctcttctgtaCATTTCTTATGAGTTCCCAGAGcattattcagtggaactgccggggtttgctgaaaaatcttgATGACGTCCATGATTTGGCAGACAAACATCATGCTACATTTGTTTctgtctccaagaaacaaattttATTCCAGACACCCCTTTCCACCTCCGACGGTGGAACGTTTATCGTAAGGACCGAACGAACACGGCACGTGCTTCCGGAGGTGTGGCCATTCTCACGGCCAGAACACTTCCCACAACAGACGttccactttccacaaatcttcAGGCCATTGCTGTACAGATCTGCACTGACCGTGTAGTGACGGTATGCTCTTTATACCTACCGCCATCAGTCAGGGTCGAACAGAGACAGCTTGAGGATCTTATTAATCAACTCCCATCGCCTTTTCTAGtactgggagatttcaatgcgcgTCATTTGCTCTGGGGTTGTTCGAAAGTTGACACCCGAGgtaaaatgtttgagaaattattAGCATCCTTGCCAATCTGCCTGCTCAATGCAGGAAACGCTACTCATGTTAATGCTGCTTCGCAGTCCTTTTCAGCCATTCAtatttcgctgtgcagtccatctgtatttcaggacatttcatggacagtgGACGAAAACCCATATGGTAGCGATCACTTCCCTGTCGTTTTAGAGATCAATCGACCATCAGGTGCAATTAAAACCCGCCCACCTTGTTGGAAGACACAGTTTGCAGACTGGAATCtctttaaacaagaagccacaCTTTCTATAGAGTCCCTCCTTGGGCTAAACATTAATGATACAAATAACTGTCACAGACATTCTTGTAAAAGCAGCAACCAAGTCCATTCCACAGTCATCAGGTCAACTGCCCAGGCGTTGCAAGCCTTGGTGGTCAGAGGACTGTGGAAATACACGAAAAGAGCAGAACCGTGCTTGGGGCAGGTTCCGGCGGTATCCAACCCCAGCAAATCTACTGGCGTTTAAGAGAGCTCGAGCAAAAGCTAGGTGGACACGCCGACAAGCAAAGAGTGAATCATGGAAGGGTCTTGTCTCCTCCTTGAATAGCAGTACCCCAACTAAGGTTGTGTGGGATcgactaaaaaaaataaagggcaATTACACAAGCTTCACTATTCCCCTCTTGGAGAGGAATGGTGCGGTGTGCCAAACTTTAGAAGAACAGGCAGATGTGTTGGGAGAACACTTCCAGAGtgtttcttcctcctctcactaCACCAGGCATTTCTTAAAAGTCAAAGATGATGCTGAGAAATTCAAAATCACATATGGCACCAGTGACAGCCatgcttttaataaaccattttgtatgatggagctgctgcgtgctGTGTCGTCTCCAAGACAAACAGCACCTGGGCCAGATCGAATCACGTACAGCATGTTGCAGCACTTATCAAAAACATCACTAGAAGTTCTCCTGCACTTTTTCAATTCAGTTTGGAATCAGGGTGAACTCCGATCTCCTTGGAAGGTGGCTACAGTCGTTCcacttttgaagccagggaaagatccTTCCAATGCATGtagctacaggcctatagccCTTACAAGTTGTGTAGGCaaaaccttcgagcgcatggttAACTGCCGCCTGATGTACTTCCTCGAACAACATGGATGTCTCGACAGGTATCAGTGCGGATTTAGAGCCGCCCACTCAACCACTGATCATCTGTTGCGGCTGGAAACTGTCATCAGGGAGGCGTTTGTCAGAAAACAGTATTGTATATCCATATTTTTTATCTACAAAAAGCATGCGATATggcatggcgatatggtatcgtTCGTGACTTGTACAATTTCGGTGTACGCGGTCATATGCTCCGCTGCATCGCAAATTTTCTACAGGACAGAACTTTTTGAGTCCAGTTGGGCACATCACTCTCACGTTCTTTTATTCAGGAGAACGGTGTACCACAGGGTTCCGTTCTGAGCGTCACACT contains:
- the LOC135398381 gene encoding uncharacterized protein LOC135398381 encodes the protein MASSSLKPRDGNRKRFRTEYQQIDLNTSTPEPWFAKFLVVHSNDDTRPLSKVSPFVIAKALGQLIGKEYNAKKLGSGDIQVHVEKREQSSALLSLTSINGISVTVSSHRSLNIVKGVISESDLLDCSESELQEGLQQHGVVGVKRIVMRRDGKEIPTKHIILSFKLHKLPDTIKAGYLSCNVKAYIPNPSRCYKCQRFGHGTQIMSLLEGGETDPQAENGAKYHIQCSKGTIGVPEQRNLL